In one Rhopalosiphum padi isolate XX-2018 chromosome 3, ASM2088224v1, whole genome shotgun sequence genomic region, the following are encoded:
- the LOC132927873 gene encoding uncharacterized protein LOC132927873, whose translation MSPNTYTKYIDRLSVNIETTAWDTMKLAGIEEKRLAIEAGDIDEDGTPMCPVIADGQWSKRSYKTKYDAFSGAATIIGFRSKKILFVGIRNRYCVICERAKNLGKSSEKHKCFMNWSKGATSIEADAISEGFLSSVSLHGLKYNKLIGDGDSSVTKRLHELLPYGPRLLVEKIECRNHILRNYCQKLMALTRNTTYPCYIRKFIIRNTIRFRTAITKSIKYRKNLDQSLYEKIEGLRKDILNAPYHIFGQHTKCEQYFCPGPKQCETNLVPEVIKCGLMNQIDHILRRVVDNAKSLLFDIDNNYCEQFNSIINKYIAGKRLNFSQKQSYNTRVQAAIVSFNSGGEYIRMIHKNITKQSPGLVAKRFMKYSTDKKKSLRNRRALFLSKGKYKNKNSTSKGPDENYGLAEPLNDCMSDEEFEIKKVQHILSITLSESSRKLMEIETRNQANNQKWFEERRKRLTASNFGKICKMRPHTSCKIMVHNIIYGNVITNATEYGKITEQIAIKSLTEIIKKPIAKCGLFVDRMVPYLAATPDGLIGEDAICEIKCPYSVKNYESLEKAVFDKKLPYMKVVNNIYTLKEESHYFYQIQGQLHITGRQICIFFIYTSKWTHLEVIRYDDVFWASKMEAHLKL comes from the exons ATGAGTCCAAACACTTACACAAAATATATCGATAGATTGAGTGTAAATATTGAAACTACTGCATGGGATACGATGAAACTAGCCGGTATAGAAGAAAAAAGACTTGCGATAGAAGCAGGTGATATCGATGAAGACGGTACACCCATGTGTCCGGTGATTGCTGATGGACAATGGAGCAAGCGTAGCTACAAAACTAAATATGATGCGTTTTCAGGAGCg GCCACTATTATTGGTTTTcggtcaaaaaaaatattgtttgtgggTATACGAAATCGTTATTGTGTGATTTGTGAAAGGGCTAAAAATTTGGGTAAAAGTTCCGAAAAACATAAATGCTTTATGAACTGGTCGAAAGGCGCAACTAGTATTGAGGCTGATGCTATTTCTGAAGGTTTTTTAAGTAGCGTAAGCTTACAtggattaaaatacaataaactgaTTG gcGATGGTGATAGTAGTGTTACTAAACGTCTACACGAATTACTTCCGTATGGTCCACGTCTATTAGtagaaaaaattgaatgtaGAAACCATATTCTAcgaaattattgtcaaaaattaatGGCACTTACAAGAAATACAACATACCCCTGTTATAttcgtaaatttataattcgaAATACAATTCGATTTCGTACAGCCATTACCAAATCTATCAAATACAGGAAAAATTTAGATCAGTCACTTTATGAAAAAATAGaag gATTACGTAAGGACATACTGAATGCACCTTATCATATTTTTGGTCAACATACAAAGtgtgaacaatatttttgtccTGGACCAAAACAATGTGAAACAAATTTAGTCCCGGAGGTAATAAAGTGTGGTCTAATGAATCAAATTGACCATATTCTTCGTCGTGTAGTGGACAACGCCAAGAGTTTACTATtcgatattgataataattattgtgaacaATTCAACAGTATAATCAACAAATATATAGCCGGTAAAAGGTTAAATTTCAGCCAAAAACAATCCTACAACACAAGAGTTCAAGCAGCTATAGTATCATTCAATTCCGGTGGTGAATATATTCGtatgattcataaaaatataacaaagcaAAGCccag GACTAGTTGCCAAAcgttttatgaaatattcaactgacaaaaaaaaaagtttaagaaataGACGAGCCCTTTTCTTATCAAAaggaaagtataaaaataaaaattcaacatcAAAAGGCCCGGATGAAAATTATGGACTTGCAGAACCACTCAATGATTGTATGTCTGATgaagaatttgaaattaaaaaagtacaacatattttatcgaTCACACTTTCTGAGTCATCTAGAAAATTGATGGAAATTGAAACTAGGAATCAAGCTAATAACCAAAAGTGGTTTGAAGAAAGACGAAAACGTTTGACAGCCTccaattttggaaaaatatgtaAGATGCGACCTCATACATCATGTAAAAtaatggtacataatataatttatggaaatGTGATTACCAACGCAACCGAATATGGTAAAATAACTGAACAGATAGCCATAAAATCCCTcacagaaattattaaaaaaccaatagCAAAATGTGGATTGTTTGTCGACAGAATGGTTCCTTACCTAGCAGCGACTCCgg ATGGGCTAATCGGAGAGGATGCGATTTGTGAAATTAAATGTCCTTATTCTGTTAAAAATTACGAAAGTTTAGAAAAAGCGGTTTTTGATAAAAAG ctACCTTATATGAAAgttgtaaacaatatatacacTTTAAAAGAAGAAagccattatttttatcaaatacaagGGCAATTACATATCACTGGTCgccaaatatgtattttttttatttacacatcaAAATGGACTCATCTTGAAGTTATAAGGTATGACGATGTATTTTGGGCTTCAAAAATGGAAGCGCATCTCAAATTGTAA